The Thermococcus sp. 4557 genomic sequence CCTCAGGAGGTCGCTCTCGACCCTGCCAGGTTTTCCCTTCTTCCGCGTCCGGGGCTTTCTGGATTCCTCCGGGCTGGGCATCTTCACCTTTCGGGGGGACTTAACGACAATCTCCTTGACGACCTCGGTGGCGTACGCCCTCTCCGGAAGCTCCTCCCTCGGCCGTTCAACTGGCTCTTCACTCCTTTCGGGTGGAACCTCGGGCGGTTCGACGTACTCCTGGACCTCTGGGGGACTTTCGCTCACGTAGCTAGCGACAACCACTGGTTTGAATGGATTGTCCCTTTCCTCGAGCTCCTCAAGGAGCTTAACGTCGAAGTCTCCGGTTTTGACGTACCTCACCAGCTCGTTGGCCAGCCTGTGGAAGTCCCTGCTGTGCACCAGAATCCTCCTCTTTCCGTAATCCCTCGCCTGGCCGGTCGTTATGAGGAACTGCCAGTCGCTGGCCTCGAGTATCAGCAACTCCCTCGCAAGCTGTTCGAGGATTCTATCGGCGGTTCTGTCCCTTCCGTAGTACGCACTCGCCAGCGCCACCATCCGGTCCTCGGCTCTGTAGACGTGCCCCCACGTCCATTCGGTCTCCTCGTTCCACCACGTCGAGTGATCCGCGTTGGCCCCCCACGAGCCCTCGGGGAGCTCAATCTCATACCTCTCGCCGGTGTAGTTGTCAAGATAGGAGGAGAGCGTTGTGGTGACGATTCCCCTTTCCGCCATCAGCTCAAGAACCCTTCCGAGCCACTTGACGCCCTCGAACCACCAGTGGCCGAAGAGCTCCGTGTCGTAGGGCGAGACGATTATTCCCTTCTCCCCGAACCTCTCCTCGAACTCACCCAGCAGCCTCTCCGCCAACGAGACGAAGTGCCTGGCGTGCTCCTCAACCCGCTCCATGGCCTTCCCTGGGTCGTAGAACTCCTTCTCGCCGAGGTCAACGTTTTTCCCCGTTACGCGCCAGTACTGGCCGCCGCTCTTTTCGGCCTTCCTGTGGAACTCCCTGTACCAGAAGTCGCCGGGATAGCCGTAGTGCGCGCTCCAGACCTGGTGGCCCGTTTCCCTGTTGCGGGCAAAGACTGCCACCCGAGAACCCTTGATCCAGTAGGGCCTCAGCGTGCTCTTCTCTCCCTTGTAGAGCGGAATCTCGCCGTAGCCCTTCGTCACCGGACCCTCGTCGATCAGGTTGCTCTCCACGAAGAAGTACTCGATGCCGAACTCCTCCAGGAATTTCTCCATGCCCTTCCTCTCAACCTTCCTCCCGTCCGGCAGTTCCCACTCCCCCGCCGGCCGGTAGGCGCATTCGGGCAGCCATATCCCCCTCGGCCGCCTGCCGAAGTGCTTCTCGTAAGTGGCGACTCCATTGGCGAGCTGAGCCCTTATCGCCTCGTCCCTGCCGAGGAGTGGCAGGTAGCCGTGCGTTGCAGCCGAGGTTATCACCTCGATGTATCCCGCATCCTGGAACTCGCGGAACTTTCCTACGATGTCGCCGTTTATGGCCCTCCAGTAGTCGTAGACCTTCCTGAAGTGGTTCAGGGAGGCCCTAACTGCCCTCTCGTCGTACTTGTCCGATTTCAGGTCTTCCTCGGTGGTTTCAATCTTCCGTGTCAGGTACCTCTCGAACTC encodes the following:
- a CDS encoding 1,4-alpha-glucan branching protein, giving the protein MKGYFTFVLHTHIPYVRKHGKWPFGEEWLYEAMSETYLPLLMEFERLRSSGVRFQLVINITPVLAEQLADDYIKVEFERYLTRKIETTEEDLKSDKYDERAVRASLNHFRKVYDYWRAINGDIVGKFREFQDAGYIEVITSAATHGYLPLLGRDEAIRAQLANGVATYEKHFGRRPRGIWLPECAYRPAGEWELPDGRKVERKGMEKFLEEFGIEYFFVESNLIDEGPVTKGYGEIPLYKGEKSTLRPYWIKGSRVAVFARNRETGHQVWSAHYGYPGDFWYREFHRKAEKSGGQYWRVTGKNVDLGEKEFYDPGKAMERVEEHARHFVSLAERLLGEFEERFGEKGIIVSPYDTELFGHWWFEGVKWLGRVLELMAERGIVTTTLSSYLDNYTGERYEIELPEGSWGANADHSTWWNEETEWTWGHVYRAEDRMVALASAYYGRDRTADRILEQLARELLILEASDWQFLITTGQARDYGKRRILVHSRDFHRLANELVRYVKTGDFDVKLLEELEERDNPFKPVVVASYVSESPPEVQEYVEPPEVPPERSEEPVERPREELPERAYATEVVKEIVVKSPRKVKMPSPEESRKPRTRKKGKPGRVESDLLRIKGIGPKTLAKLQRAGVHSIEDLKMADVEELARRTRISPKRLRKFLAQVF